DNA sequence from the Pomacea canaliculata isolate SZHN2017 linkage group LG7, ASM307304v1, whole genome shotgun sequence genome:
AGaatcttattcttattttatgccagtttcttgtttatattttagtattttctttATACTGTTTTGAACGAATAAATACAATCTACCAATCTACAGGCCTCTGCTAGcgtgaatgcacacacacacaagggggagagagagaatgacagtGAGAGAATAGAAGTCTTTGCTAAAAtgagaaaaggaagataaatggaaaaaaaagaaccgATACAAGCTATCAACACAGCACAAGATGCAAAAGAAGAAACTGGTGGTGATTTGTGTCTATAAATCCCCAAGGCAACAAAAACTATATACGTCCTTGTTCGATATTTTTGCTTAAATATAACACAATAAATCCCAGTGTTGTCAGCGTTTAGCAGTGGAACAAATGGACAAAACAGTGAATCGTCTCAAAAGAGAGCTCTGCAGGTAAAGAATGCAataggaaaaattaaaaaaataatcagaagcAGAGAAGTCAATATTTATCCTTGCCTTACCGTCTGAAAATCTCAACCTGTTGTGATGATTCCTCTGGTtgaggaaggggaggggaaagAACTCGTGCCAAAATGTCGACAAGGTGTagtagttacttcccttacacCAGGGGAAAAGCTGGCTGCTGTTTCTTTTCACTTGCTTTCGTATGATCTAAACTGGCATTGATATAGATAGTGATGATGAAAGCAACCCCCATCTACCgtattacatatatttatttatcatcacGCACGCGCGTTTGCACACAAACATCGGAAGgcttgccctctctctctctgttgctgACTGTTGTAGACTAGAGCACTGCCTGTGTCTAGCATACATCTGCTGCTTACAGTTTTAAAACGTAGTAATAACATTTCCTCGCGTGAAGCAGACCAGGATCTTGAAAACCTCAGAAGCCCACACCTAGTACTGTGAGTTCGGCGAACGACATTACAGTGTTAATAAGAATGCACGCTAGAGCGAGCCAGCCACGGGACACATCACGTTGCCCTGTGCACCGGAAGTGTGGGGTCATGACCCTAGATAACGTGCCTCGCGCGTGTTGATGGACCCATGTGCTTGTTCCCTTTGTATCCTTTAACAAACGACATTTATTGCTTTGATATGTAAAAACTTTGAACAGAATGGTCTAGTGATCACAAATACATAGTTCGCACATAAAGACTATTACCCATAGCACGTGCATTTGTTcaattatatttatgtaaaccCTATTATGTGTATTTCTATAcgaaattaatttattttcaagtttgaAAGACATCCGCTGCTGCATCCTGCTTAGAATTAGCACGTTTAGTGCATATCAATACCATAATAATGTGGAACAAAAGACAACGGATACACTGTAGCCTTTGTCTTCAGAAAATGATGTTTATTTCATAGAAAGGTCGACACCATAGCATGCGAGACCTGCAAGTAATtagttttttaatgtaaaaatattcacaagaaTGTAAGCATGCAAATAAATGTTGCATAACTAATTTGTTGGCCGGTACGTCCATTTTCctaaatgaaataaagtatttttgacTTACTCAAGATTTTTCATGTAACCCACGCGTCTGTTACCCGAAATTCATGGCAATTAATATTAGATAGAATTTAATTATCAGTACCAACATTCAATAGGTTTCCTAGACTTAGTGTGCCCATGGTGACTGAAAGCTCAAAGAGGAGTTTCATGCCTTTGTCCATAATGCTGCTACGGCCTACGGTTGActaggctgtgtgtgtgtgtgcgtgtgtgcgtgaaagACAGACTGGATTTATAGGGATTGAATGTAGGCAatgatcttttattttttttgagcGTGTCAATGTTAAATATTGAAGACTCCCTTTTCgtagttattttatttgccGTGAAgcaaaatacattaattttgcCATGAGACAATAAGTTGTATTATAGACACAAGAAAGCTACATAATGCTCATAAGCATAAGCAAAACGgctcataaatttaaaaaaaaatgaatgaagcacATGCCATGGTACATTTCTCGACCATGTAAGCTCATAAATATGAGGAAACATTTAGTTCAGACAAGAACTATGCATGACAACAGAGTTCATTCAGGAGATTCACTTCGACGAACCCACTcttttttaatgatgaaatCTCCACCAACACCTGTGTCGATGACCCTTATGTAAAATGTCAGAGATTGTAAAAACATCCTACCCATCAGAAAGAACAGCGATCTGCTCAAAGGATTACACAGGAGTGACCTGGCAGACTCTTGCGTCTGGCGACTGTCAGGGTTGGTGGCTGTCCTGAGTCAACTTCACCCTCCTCAGATGTTTTCAGGTGCTCAATAATTTCTTCACTTGAAGAAAATCTGCCGGTCACGATGTCACACAGCTCCATCAAAATGGCGGTCTCCTCGGATGTTTCCATGCTCAGGTCCATCGTTTCCTCTACACCACATTCCTCCGACGAGGGCCAAGAGCTGTTGGCGATCCTTTCGTCGAAGTCGTGCTGGGCACTGACGACGGCGGAGACGTCTGCTCTTCTGTCACATCCGGGTCTTCTGTCTCACTCTCTGTAAGAAAATCTTTCAATTCTTTAATAACACTGAGGATTTCCGTCTCATTCTCTGGCAATTCAGATTCAGGAACATCCACATTTTCTGTACGACACGTGCACTCAGGAAACGAATATTCTAATTCTTGGCTGGCAGTTTGACTTCCTTTCTTAGTGTTTCTGCGCAAGACCATTCTTTTGAAGACTTCTTTCAGTGCCGGACGCTTCTTTAGTCTGCGATCTTCCGTTTTGTCGGATGTCAACAAGTCGTCTGGGGGCGGGTTACAGTTTTCTGTTAaacattttgctgttgtttcatCAAGATTCTCACTGTCCAGCTTCTGTTCACTGATGACTTCGGTGATCTCTTTGTCGGATTCTGACATCCCAGCAGGTAAGTGACTGGATGTCAAGGTGGTTCTCCGCACGGTACAGGTACGCGAGCCGCAATAGCTCTCAGATTCTTCATCAGAATTGGGGTACACACTCGTGTCTGTGGACTCATCGGATCCTCGTCTGCCGGACTTGTGACCAGCATAGTATCGCCAGGGGTCTTCGTCTGCACACAAATGATATCACAAAGGACAATCGTACAATCATGAGGATCTTATGGTGGATATGCGCGAATTACATCAGCTCTAACATCAACTGATAGGACTTTCTATATCACTGCAATTACCAATTtcgtataattttattttttttgtgtaggCAAAATACAAAGCTCTTTTAGTACTCAGAAGCTTCATGTGTGTCTTCACACAAGAACTAGGGAGATCTTGAGGAAAACCTTAAAAGTGcgacaaagatttaaaaaaaaattaagttttttttattggcttttaatgtaaaaatcTGTCTGATTTTCTACCTGTCAAGGGGACGTCAGGTAGAATggtggtttaaaaaaatcaggtgAGGCCTGAGACATTTGTTTGCAAGGCCTGTCGTAGGtagttcttttttattatttcttttttagggGAGGAGTACTCTGGCTTTctgcccctccctctccctcatAGCGGGAAATCATATTTAAGTGGAATAATTTTCCAGTCAAAGcaatcaaccaaccagccagccatcTACCTGTCTCTCCAAAAATCAGTCATTACAACAAAGCTCGTACTTTACCTGTTGTCGACCGGACACCTTTCTCCCCCACGTCTGCTCACTTCTGGCTGTGAAAAGCACGTGCACGGGAAACCATCTTTAATGGAGTCTTCAAGATTCTCAGGGACGGACAGAGCGTAATCTTTCAGTAGCTTCTGGAACTTTCCACAAAATCTTTTAACCTTGCCTGGGTGTATTTTATGCACGGTCGTGAAGATCAAATCCCAGTTCAGCTTCAACGGCTCTCTTGTGTATATACTGCAGAAAAAATTAGTGTTAAAACGAAGCCTAACTGGGAACACAGCTCTCAAATATGGGACATACTTTgataatttttaacaaacaaacacatgcattCATATGAAACCGAATCACACATTGTACACTAAGCGGATAGTTAGAAAACCTAAATAAAAAGCACAGAATAACACAAATAGTATGATGGAACAATCTTCAAAATCACAAGCCATTGAACATGTATGAAAATGATTTCATACGAGATCATTCAGCTCAATGACATTGACGATGCCACAATGGATGGTAGAactattttttgtgtatttttttctttgagtggGAGAATGCTGATGACGAAGTGAAGTTTAATAAGATATTATTTCCCAAAGTCCGGTTGAAGCAAAAATTAACCCACCCTTCGCTTTAGATACATGCTCACTATTATCgccatgaaagaaaaaaattaaaaatcatggCGTCACGTGTGTACACCAATCAACAATTATTTGACCCCAGGTCACTCGCTGGCTGAAGCCTTTACAATGTCAGAGGACCTAGAAACAATCTGCACCATGTGGTAACCTCTGTGTTTGTATCTTGATGCTTATAGGTGTGTACTTTGAGAACAGAAGTGGCGGCTATTCATCCAGATTGTAAGGAAACAGTTTCTTGCTGACCTTTACCCCAGTTATCAGAAACAAAGTAACCCACTTGACCTAGATACGCAGATTTCTTcccttaaaacatttacattctCCAGAATGTTCAAACTCATGTAAGTACACACACTGGTGGCATCCTGTAACTGACGGACCTTCTGATATTTCtgggaaacatttttatatactttaatttttattctccTGTAATAAAGTCTCATGACTGGACTATTATCACTTTCTTCTAATTTCTTCTCGTTGTCTATAATTCAAAGACTACTTTGAAGCTAATTTGAACTTATATTTATTTCCTTAATTAGTGTGCGTGCACATGACGGGCCACGTGATGGAGAGATATTTGTGGGATACTCGGCATAATTTGTCAGATGGggaaaatcaacaaaagaattATATGATGAAGCGTAAAAAAGATTATTCTGTATTGATGTCTAAGTATAGTTTTACATACATCAAACAAACCTTTACACAGCTGATTGACTTTATAAAGCCTTCTACTGGTAAGAGAAAAAATAGatgataaaattttgtttcaaaaacttGCCTGTATTCATCAAAGCTCATTAATTCACAACCATAGAGCAAGTCAAGCATGGCTTTTTCTCGAACTCGCCGTTTGGCAGCACACCTGATGCAGGTGTTTTCGTTGGAATGTTCTGATGCTGTCCCTTGGGTCTGTGACGTAATGCTGTCACGGCCGTTGGGTTGTGATTGTCCCTTCCAAAACTTGTTTGGTATGATGTGGTAGTATTTGTCACAAAGCACAGGCAGCGCCGAAGAAATGAAGATTTTGTGATCAACTGAGCACAGAATTGTCCACAGTCGTCTGCAGAAGAGAGGACAGATTCGTTTACGACATCCATAAAACAACGAAACCAAATTTACTAAAGACATCTGTGGAGATGGACACAAATCATACTCCATCTTTGTTAAGCTACTGCAGAAAAAGCGCGAATCACCAATAAGCACATGAAAATCAAAGaatcacaaataaatttctaaaaacaaaattaagaactTTATGTCTTCCTAGAAAGTCGTAGAACACCTTCTAATGAATACAAGATAATGGAAACTCTTAATCGCCCATCATCTTATTATAAAAATTCGAGTTCATTACAAATAGTATCATTTCATTATGGGTATGGGAaagaaggtcaaaggtctggAGAAGTAAAGGCACCTCGATTCATCCTTCCTTGTAGGATAGTGACGTAACGATTCGACGTCACTGTCACAGTTGAGGACGCCATTTTGAACAAGAATGTCCTCCAGGCCCGACTCCTTGCTGTTCACCGTAGACAGGAAGTCTGTTCTGATTGCATTTAGAAAACGTTTAACGTCCTCTTTACTTTCTGcaaaaaattgaataaataaataaaataaatcaagtcgtggtattaaataatttactttggTAACCGTGGCTTATAATCGTGATTTGTGGAAAAATGTTTGATTGAGCATTGCGGGGCTTTCTTGCTGTTTTAATTAATGAATTGTAAAATCCCTCGATCGTGTgcaaagatcacgtgacaagcttTCATCCGGGGAACTTTACAGTGTGTTGTCACGTGCTTCTGCAAAAACCAgaatttcagtttctttttctcttctttctctcctatcTCCTATCTTGCCTTCTAAACGAAATTTTACAGGATGTCAAAggacaacttaaaaaaaaacctcctgcactccccctcccaccacatAGCAAGTTTGGAGAAAAAGAATGGTATGCTTCACACACCTGATGGGTATAAATACTACTCACCTAGCTCTCTTTGATAACAAAAAGGTTACAGCctctaaagaaaaaagtatttgcaGTTGATTAAAGCAGTTTTCTGCCCAGCTTCTAGACCAACCCGGACTAGGCAAGACACCTACAGACTGGGCACGGGCAGAATAAAGACAAATTCTCCATTGCCACCCCTATCAAGACCTCTTAATCAGAAGCGAGTAAAATATCTCGAGGGAATCTTGTCGATAAATTCTCTATATTATCAGTGACCATGTGTTTTAATATGTATTCGACGTCTACAAAGTTCTAacatctagtttttttttttatttctctgatcatacaaacacatttccTACAACTGTCTCCCCGTACATGCATTCCCTGGGTATAACTAAATACCCCTTTATGTGATCTAGTCCTTTATTAGAGGCCACCATACCAGTGATTAATGAAGCCGAcgcaaattattattaaagatacattttatatttcacCCGCTGGGCCCctacacaagagagagagagtacttTACCcaaaaggtaaataaacaatGAATACTACTCCTAAAGCGATCTGAGTAGATGGAATACGGTAGTGAGCATCTTAGTGATGAGCACGAGTTGTAGTCATGACACAGCTGACACACTCTGACTGACATTGTAGCTGTTGTCATGTAAGTGTGTCACTGACGTCCTCTCCTCACGTGACTGTCTACGTTACTGTCTCTCAAGTCTCATGATACCGAGGTTCGACAATGACAATCATATGAATGGTCAGTAGTTAGTCCAGTCATCCGCAATTTCATTCAGTTCCAGCTGGAGTAATCTGCTTTAATCTCATCTTCTGCTTCCACGgctgctaccaccaccacaacactaCTGTCGCTACATGACAACACCACTACTTTCACTTCCAAGCCTCTGCGTCGTTTATTTGAATTAGAATTTCTTCATTAAAGTCGCTGTCTGACGTAAAATTCtaataatatatttgtacacaacaataaacaaaaaccttaaaatgttaatacagACCCCGTAAACATCTTTATGTGTCTCGCGCCATCAATGGCATATTTCTCAGAAATCCCTCCCACATCAGCCATTGATACTTATTCATCTCGTATTGAATCTTCTTTCAGATAAGTCTGCGTTGCGTGTCccgaaggaaagaaataaagaataattacACTTACTGAGTGGCTTTAAATCTGCGTGTGTTCTGTGTCTTGACCCATGTCCTCTATCATCGGACTCCATCCCAATGGCTTCAGTGGATCGTGCAAGCTCGTGTAACACGGATGTAGCAGTCACACGGTCTGTCTGCCATCATGAGGCCTCGCAGTACTGACACAACGATGCAATAGTAAAACGATACTCAttcaataatattaaataataatacaacaccGGCAGAATATTACAAGGACCTGATCAGCTACTTCGCTGGGCTTATTATTCCTTCATTTGTTCAAATGCAACTTTTGTACAATAGGAAGGTGGTTTGGAATGTCAAGGACATCTGAATTTTACCgccttggtcacgtgactgcgcGTTAGTTCCGCGTGACTGCGCCAGTCCTTCACGTGGCCCTATGACTCGACACTTTCACTATCAGTCGCCAAACAGCCTGGATTTCCCTCCAAAGGCGCCAAAAAAAGAGTTTACCTGAATACTAGCCAACAAAGGTTTTTCTCTCTACACctgacaaaatacaaatatcaacTGTAAACGAAATCAGTAAGCGTGACCGTGTGTCACATTTTATAAAGGCATGGCGCTGGCTGCACTTTCTTAGTGAAAAGTTCTTTAACGAGTTTTGCTTGTATCCTGTAGAATCTTTCGTGTCTTGTGTTACTCATGGCAGCACTTGCTCCATATCCTGGTCCGACTGTGGATCAGAATGTCGTTGGTTCGAGATTTGCGTGAGCTTGTGAATTGAAATCCCGTCCGTCCGCTTTTTCTTCAGCTTTACCACAAAAGTGGCTGCCTTCAGGGGTCAGGAAAGGTCAAGACGGCGGAAGGAGGTCATAAACACAATACATCACTTACCCTGATATTGTTCTATTTAACTCTTGTCTTCGTTATAGCACTACAACGATACATTTTGAACTGCTTTCTTATCAAAAATTTTATAGATCTTTCCTTCCCACCTAAGGCCGAGTGGGTCTTCTCTCGTTCACTCGTTCAACTTACATGTTCAGCTTTGTGTATATTACAAAAACAATAGAGTGCTTTCTTAAACAATACAAGATACACAGTACACAAACATGTGTGTAGATTTGCATGAGGCACGCATGTGAGAGGTCATGACCTGACATTTCAAAGGGCATCGCTGTCTGAGTCCAGCCAGCCAGCATCCGGGATTGTGACTCACTACTTTATGAGCAtctctacacacacatgcatccttTAAGATATAAAGGTCCCTAGGTGATGAAGCAGTCCGCTAAGATCCGTGTATTATACCGAAAGGTGAGCACAGCGGTGTGCACCCGCCCCCAGCTATCACATCAATGTTCTAAGTGCTTTCTTTTTGGAGAAATGTTTACCTGTCCTTTACATTCCTAAACTGCGGTCAATAAGATTTGAATTACCCTAGCTACAGCTGTGTGGCCTGAACAAGAAACAACAAGAGAGCTAAACATTGTTCTGTCaggtaaaatattaaagatgcTTCCATTTTAAAGGTATTTAGTTTAATCAATCTTGTAACTATGTGATATAGATTTTCAGATGCTCACTCGCAACCTGGCAGCAAAGTATATGAAGGTATTATTATCACTCATTAATAAATGAACATCAATTGCCAATTAATCATTCATCGTCAATCAATCTTATCTTTATTATTCATTGATTGAGCACACACAATACACGACTTCGAAAAATTGAAATCAGGATATAGGGAACACCTACCTAACATCTTCACAAGATCAAATGTGAaaagttcaaaataaacatactcGGTCATCGACAGGAAGCAGGCCATGTAACtaattgttctctttctctcggcCATGTTTACTCATTCTCGAATATTCACCCATAGGACCGTAGAACCACCTCAGATCATATCATTCCACCACAAAAAGTTTCGTCAAATGAATGCGCGAGCATTGACAGTTGTTTTATGTTAACCGAATGTCTGTATATACAGTTAATAAGAACCACTAAACTAAAGAATGATGACAGAGGTTTATTCTGTGATACTTTGATTCAAGAACAAAATTGCATTATCCACCATTGAGAGATTTATTAGTATTtcacaaatattaataatcatttAGTTTAGATGAGGCAATATGCTTGATAGCATTGCTTGAAGGTGGTTCAGATCTTTTACAAATGAGTCTGGAACTTTCCACGGCTCTGCTacagttttcatgttttttaaaatgtcctcTAGACGAGACCTCATCCTCGACCTCGCCGAGCTCCTCATTTGCTTGAATTTGTCTTCGGCATCTGTCTTAGAGGGAATGTCCAGTCTGTACATCACCTCCAGGGTCGAGTCGCACACAAGACACATCTTCAAACCCAAGACGAGGCCGAGGCAGGACCTCAGGACAGATTCACACACCATGAAGACCTCTGAGTCTTGCTGTAACGAGGATGATGGTAGCTCATGCTTGATCTTTTCAAGTCTggtgaatgtgtctgtgtgaagaataaacaaacatgtcactAACATGTC
Encoded proteins:
- the LOC112568888 gene encoding uncharacterized protein LOC112568888 codes for the protein MESDDRGHGSRHRTHADLKPLKSKEDVKRFLNAIRTDFLSTVNSKESGLEDILVQNGVLNCDSDVESLRHYPTRKDESRRLWTILCSVDHKIFISSALPVLCDKYYHIIPNKFWKGQSQPNGRDSITSQTQGTASEHSNENTCIRCAAKRRVREKAMLDLLYGCELMSFDEYSIYTREPLKLNWDLIFTTVHKIHPGKVKRFCGKFQKLLKDYALSVPENLEDSIKDGFPCTCFSQPEVSRRGGERCPVDNRRRPLAILCWSQVRQTRIR